Genomic DNA from bacterium:
GCTCGAGCGTGTCGGTGGTCAGCACGCCGAAGATCGTCGGCACGCCCGTCGCGAGACCGACCTGGGCGATGCCCTTGGCCGCCTCGGCGGCGATGTACTCGAAGTGCGGCGTGCCGCCACGGATGACCGCCCCCAGGCAGACGACCGCGTCGTAGCGCCCCGACTCGGCCGCCAGCTTGGCGACGAAGGGCAGCTCGAAGCTGCCGGGCACGCGGATCTCGGTGAGCGCGCTCTCCTCCGCGCCGTGGCGGAGCAGGCAGTCGCGGGCGCCGGCCACCAGCTTGTCGACGAGGAACTCGTTGAAGCGACTCACCACCAGGGCGACGCGCAGGCCCTTGGCGTTCAGTTGCCCTTCCAGGATCACGGCCCTACCTCCTTCTCGCCCAGGGTCTGCGCCCGGGCTCGCCTACGCAAGTGCTTTCTGCGTCGCGCAACCGGCGCTCGCCGGCGCGCGCTAGATCAGGTCCAACAGATGGCCGAGCTTGTCCTTCTTCGCGGCCAGGTAGCGGCGGTTTTCGCCCCGCGGCTCGACCTCCAGGGGCAGGCGCTCGACGATCTCGAGCCCATAGGCCTCCAGGCCGACGATCTTGCGCGGGTTGTTCGTGAGCAGGCGGATGCGCGAGAGCCCCAGCTCGGCCAGGATCTGGGCGCCGATGCCGTAGTCGCGCAGGTCGGCCTTGAAGCCGAGGTGGTGATTGGCCTCGACGGTGTCCATGCCCTGCTCCTGGAGACGATAGGCGCGCAGCTTGTTGGCGAGGCCGATGCCCCGGCCCTCCTGCGTCATGTAGAGGAAGACGCCGTGCCCGTTGGCCTCGATGGCGGCCAGGGCGAGGTCGCGCTGCTCGCCGCAGTCGCAGCGGCGGCTGCCGAGGACATCGCCGGTGAAGCACTGGCTGTGCACGCGCACGAGGGTGTCGGGCCGGGCGGCAGGATCGCCCTTGACCACGGCCGCGTGCTGGCTGCCGTCGACGAGGCTCTCGAAGAGGATGAGCCGGAACTCGCCCAGCTTGCTCGGCAGGGCGACCTCCACCACCCGACGCACCAGACGCTCGCGGCTGTGGCGGTAGGCGATCAGCTCCTCGATTGTGATCATCGCCAAGCCGTGCTTGCGGCTGAACTGCTCGAGATCGGGCTGGCGGGCCATGCTGCCGTCGGCGTTGAGGATCTCGCAGAGCATGCCGGCCGGACGCAGGCCGGCCAGGCGCGCGAGGTCGACGGCGGCCTCCGTGTGCCCGGCGCGGCGCAGGACGCCGCCCGGCGCCGCGGCGAGCGGGAAGATGTGGCCGGGCCGCGCGAGGTCGGCGGGCACCGTGCCCGGGTCGGCGAGCAGGCGCACGGTGAGGGCGCGGTCGGCGGCGCTGATGCCGGTCGTCGTGCCTTCGCGGGCATCGACGCTCACCGTGAAGGGCGTGCGCATGAGGGCCGTGTTCTGCTCGACCATCGCGTGCAGGTCCAGGCGCGCGAGCAGGTCGCGGTCGGCCGGCGCGCAGATGAGCCCGCGCCCGTGC
This window encodes:
- a CDS encoding 6,7-dimethyl-8-ribityllumazine synthase, whose protein sequence is MILEGQLNAKGLRVALVVSRFNEFLVDKLVAGARDCLLRHGAEESALTEIRVPGSFELPFVAKLAAESGRYDAVVCLGAVIRGGTPHFEYIAAEAAKGIAQVGLATGVPTIFGVLTTDTLEQAIERSGTKSGNKGWDAALGAIELADLRRRLGA
- a CDS encoding bifunctional 3,4-dihydroxy-2-butanone-4-phosphate synthase/GTP cyclohydrolase II, with amino-acid sequence MRNFGRVEQAIAAIAAGGMVVVVDDEDRENEGDLIMAAEKATPAAVNFFATHGRGLICAPADRDLLARLDLHAMVEQNTALMRTPFTVSVDAREGTTTGISAADRALTVRLLADPGTVPADLARPGHIFPLAAAPGGVLRRAGHTEAAVDLARLAGLRPAGMLCEILNADGSMARQPDLEQFSRKHGLAMITIEELIAYRHSRERLVRRVVEVALPSKLGEFRLILFESLVDGSQHAAVVKGDPAARPDTLVRVHSQCFTGDVLGSRRCDCGEQRDLALAAIEANGHGVFLYMTQEGRGIGLANKLRAYRLQEQGMDTVEANHHLGFKADLRDYGIGAQILAELGLSRIRLLTNNPRKIVGLEAYGLEIVERLPLEVEPRGENRRYLAAKKDKLGHLLDLI